From a region of the Agrobacterium larrymoorei genome:
- a CDS encoding LacI family DNA-binding transcriptional regulator — protein MLADKAGVSVGAASRALRGDVRISDATRARVNALASELGYTPNRAGLGLRTGRTHVIAALVYRHDEILGFGPSWISGISKATKDTPYQINVLPMYGDEDNLAPFQQIIHSGAADGLLFTRTRPDDKRVKLLMEAGYPFVCHGRTEIPGHAWFDFDNEEFARHAIRAMARAGRRKVAVIMPPQQFMFQRFILAGIEDEAQKLEIELDLCDGVSLDTPADELEAYLRNRFASSGKWCDGIVCPGETSAIVAAAVVSDHGMTPQSDILIIAKQTTSLFEKLRPRFPAVCEDVTAAGEIMTRMLMRLIDGASPSVQNHLQEAVWNGAES, from the coding sequence ATGCTTGCTGACAAGGCCGGTGTTTCCGTCGGCGCAGCGTCGCGGGCTCTAAGAGGCGATGTCCGCATTTCCGATGCCACGCGCGCAAGGGTCAATGCATTGGCATCAGAGCTTGGATATACACCCAATCGCGCAGGTCTCGGCCTTCGCACAGGCCGAACGCACGTGATTGCCGCATTGGTTTACCGGCATGACGAGATACTCGGCTTCGGCCCCTCGTGGATATCGGGCATCTCCAAGGCGACGAAAGATACACCCTATCAGATCAACGTGCTGCCGATGTATGGTGACGAAGATAATCTGGCGCCGTTTCAGCAGATCATTCACAGCGGCGCTGCCGACGGATTGCTTTTCACCCGCACGCGCCCGGATGACAAACGGGTGAAACTGCTGATGGAGGCAGGATATCCGTTCGTCTGTCACGGCAGGACCGAAATTCCCGGGCACGCCTGGTTTGATTTCGACAATGAGGAATTCGCACGTCACGCCATCCGCGCAATGGCTCGAGCAGGCCGCCGCAAAGTCGCAGTCATCATGCCGCCGCAGCAGTTCATGTTTCAGCGTTTCATTCTGGCCGGGATAGAAGACGAGGCACAGAAGCTGGAAATCGAACTCGATCTCTGCGATGGCGTCAGCCTCGATACCCCTGCGGATGAACTCGAGGCCTATTTAAGAAACCGCTTCGCCTCATCCGGCAAATGGTGCGATGGCATCGTCTGCCCCGGAGAAACATCGGCAATCGTCGCCGCAGCAGTGGTCTCCGACCACGGAATGACCCCGCAAAGCGACATCCTGATCATAGCGAAACAGACCACCTCGCTTTTCGAAAAGCTGAGACCGCGCTTTCCCGCCGTCTGCGAAGATGTGACGGCAGCTGGCGAGATCATGACGAGGATGTTGATGCGTTTGATAGACGGGGCTTCACCAAGCGTGCAGAACCATCTTCAGGAGGCTGTTTGGAACGGCGCCGAGAGCTGA
- a CDS encoding calcium-binding protein — MAQITGTNSAEVIPGTSGSDLIYAYNGNDTVNGGDGNDYINGGRGDDILNGGIGNDVFEVGGYGSDIGLNPAGGLHNGWDTFNGGEGEDTIRILSTAGYLWTEIQIKSMSSIEVLDNANDGPGYVNFAGSINFDSIKKMNNITGIFGSAGNDTFWGGGLGEVVEGRAGNDTLYGYGGADVLDGGTGTNTLIGGAGADIYDFKDEDATTTITDFSRADGDKIRIANTIANNFSDLTITSNGASSSVTVGGLEIIVNGSQALTASDFVWADDGGDSGGDDDGAGGVSYEYIHGGNGDDYLVGTDGADFIMGYDGNDIIIAGDDTDKLFGGNGDDFIDGGRGLDEITGGLGADTFYFGGAGAAPTIKDYSAADGDKIVISSKIADEFSDLEISQTEVTTGRIRVGGFDIYVENNPTLDASNFAFYDVQHSATGQTITGSAKVDSLYGGDGDDDLYGGDGIDYLYGGAGNDFLDGGVGAAGAPDSYHQLTGGTGADVFYFSDPAGTHIIRDFSRSEGDKIRIDGAIAGDFSELTVTVGGSITTIEAGELSISLFPGIGTLVASDFEFSGAGIGDEASNQITGGEGQDKLYGRGGNDTLYGAGGNDNLKGEDGDDFLYGESGDDELRGGDGNDYLFGGGGTDQLIGDAGNDFLDPGIDIAGTHGLHRLSGGTGADVFYFSDPAGRNLILDFSRSDGDKIRIDSAIADDFSDLTFSQKGTMMNIYADDLSVILWPGIGPLVASDFEFV, encoded by the coding sequence TGGCCGCGGTGACGATATTCTGAACGGTGGCATTGGTAACGATGTCTTCGAAGTTGGTGGTTACGGAAGCGATATCGGGTTGAACCCGGCGGGGGGCCTCCATAATGGCTGGGATACTTTCAACGGCGGGGAGGGTGAGGATACCATACGAATCTTATCCACGGCTGGCTATTTGTGGACTGAGATCCAGATCAAGTCGATGAGCAGCATTGAGGTGCTCGACAATGCGAATGATGGCCCCGGTTACGTCAATTTCGCTGGATCGATCAATTTCGATTCGATTAAAAAAATGAACAACATTACCGGCATTTTCGGCAGCGCCGGCAACGATACATTTTGGGGTGGCGGCTTAGGCGAAGTCGTTGAAGGCCGCGCCGGTAATGACACACTTTATGGATATGGTGGAGCGGATGTGCTCGATGGTGGAACGGGTACGAATACATTGATCGGTGGCGCAGGCGCCGATATCTACGACTTCAAGGATGAAGATGCGACGACCACCATTACCGACTTTTCGAGGGCCGATGGGGACAAGATACGCATCGCCAATACGATTGCCAATAATTTTTCCGATCTGACGATCACCAGCAACGGCGCATCGAGCAGTGTAACTGTGGGTGGCCTGGAAATAATCGTTAATGGTAGCCAGGCACTAACAGCCTCAGATTTTGTCTGGGCGGACGATGGCGGTGATTCGGGTGGCGATGACGATGGCGCGGGTGGCGTATCATACGAGTACATACATGGCGGCAACGGTGATGACTATTTGGTTGGCACCGATGGAGCTGACTTTATAATGGGCTACGATGGCAACGACATCATTATTGCCGGGGATGACACTGACAAGCTTTTCGGCGGCAATGGAGACGACTTTATCGACGGCGGAAGAGGCTTGGACGAAATCACCGGGGGCCTGGGCGCGGACACATTTTATTTCGGTGGTGCGGGGGCGGCGCCTACAATAAAGGACTACTCTGCCGCCGATGGCGACAAGATTGTCATCTCATCGAAAATTGCTGACGAGTTCTCTGACCTTGAAATCTCACAGACCGAGGTCACAACCGGTCGAATCCGCGTCGGTGGTTTTGATATCTATGTCGAAAATAACCCTACGCTGGATGCCAGCAATTTTGCTTTCTATGATGTTCAACACAGTGCAACGGGCCAAACGATCACCGGCAGCGCTAAAGTTGATAGTCTCTATGGTGGTGATGGCGACGACGATCTTTACGGTGGCGATGGCATCGATTACCTTTATGGCGGTGCGGGCAACGATTTTCTGGACGGTGGTGTCGGCGCTGCCGGAGCGCCCGACAGCTATCATCAGTTGACTGGTGGAACAGGTGCAGATGTCTTTTACTTCAGCGACCCCGCAGGGACACATATAATTCGGGATTTTTCTCGTTCTGAAGGCGACAAGATACGGATCGATGGTGCGATTGCCGGTGACTTTTCTGAACTGACCGTCACTGTAGGAGGCAGTATCACCACCATCGAGGCAGGTGAGTTGAGTATCTCTCTCTTTCCCGGAATTGGGACACTTGTAGCATCGGATTTCGAGTTCTCCGGTGCAGGGATTGGGGACGAAGCTTCCAACCAGATCACCGGTGGCGAGGGACAAGATAAACTCTATGGTCGAGGGGGCAATGATACCCTGTATGGAGCAGGTGGCAACGACAACCTCAAGGGTGAGGATGGCGATGATTTCCTTTACGGGGAAAGCGGTGACGATGAACTTCGTGGTGGTGACGGTAACGACTATCTTTTCGGCGGTGGCGGGACCGATCAGCTCATCGGCGATGCAGGTAACGATTTTCTGGACCCGGGTATCGATATCGCTGGGACCCACGGGTTACATCGGTTGAGTGGCGGAACAGGTGCAGACGTCTTTTACTTCAGCGACCCCGCAGGGCGAAATCTCATCTTAGATTTTTCTCGTTCTGATGGCGACAAGATCCGGATCGACAGTGCGATTGCCGATGACTTCTCTGACCTGACCTTCAGTCAAAAAGGGACCATGATGAACATCTATGCAGATGACCTGAGTGTAATCCTTTGGCCGGGAATTGGCCCCCTCGTTGCATCGGACTTCGAATTCGTCTGA